One Spinacia oleracea cultivar Varoflay chromosome 4, BTI_SOV_V1, whole genome shotgun sequence DNA segment encodes these proteins:
- the LOC130472492 gene encoding uncharacterized protein, with protein sequence MAELQTDCGKTKDQTELPAREGVSKDGSNTHCDAAASRPAAAISVRHLLNGAHEVSPKHDNGRMVESLSEDPDSPMKRRTLEEESRHVKEERPGRWTKRTSLKKNEAQGRYSPEAPRRQHESVIRRKNGRGSEEKRGRRKSSSRGPFMFNKALENILLAEGPSLGIEPSPRRLTTSCQQAPFCAFHNDEGHDTQNCRMLRKILTDRVAEGHLRQYVHLKDADKEVSPTSIYSDERVMVISGGIAAGEPCKEGRQKGPSHLRPAQKNLPSVEISKDDYRRAATPYDDDPLVIEIKVADLKVKRVLVDTWSSSDIISLQCLRKLRHNPEDIEKVYGPLVGFGGSIVRPIGSILLPSSIGVPPVTKEVVIRFIIVANLTTFNIILGRPTLNNLRAVIVPHLLMVKFVGSDGRVGSLYGNQQLAKDCYFSTLEPAAWGASPKGKEQAKPLASRRKTREIPTEHNAERRPEPVGAHYAIILDLADPSRTVPIGGPP encoded by the coding sequence atggctgaacttcaAACTGACTGCGGAAAAACCAAGGACCAAACAGAACTCCCAGCCAGAGAAGGGGTGTCTAAAGATGGGTCCAATACTCATTGTGACGCGGCAGCTAGCCGGCCCGCTGCCGCCATTTCTGTGCGGCACTTGTTGAATGGTGCTCACGAAGTCAGTCCTAAGCACGATAATGGCAGGATGGTAGAGTCTTTGTCAGAAGATCCCGACTCACCTATGAAAAGACGCACCCTGGAGGAAGAGAGTCGGCATGTCAAAGAGGAACGTCCAGGAAGATGGACGAAACGAACTTCACTGAAGAAAAATGAGGCCCAGGGCCGTTACTCTCCAGAGGCTCCTAGAAGACAGCATGAGAGCGTCATCCGAAGAAAGAATGGCCGCGGCTCTGAGGAGAAAAGAGGGCGAAGGAAGTCGTCCTCTAGGGGCCCCTTTATGTTCAACAAGGCTCTTGAAAACATCCTCCTTGCTGAAGGACCGAGTCTGGGAATTGAACCGTCCCCCCGACGATTGACCACCTCCTGCCAACAAGCCCCTTTCTGTGCTTTCCACAACGACGAAGGACATGACACCCAAAATTgtcggatgttgaggaagatattaacTGACCGCGTGGCTGAAGGACACCTCCGCCAGTACGTCCATTTAAAGGACGCGGACAAAGAAGTGAGCCCCACCTCTATATATTCAGACGAAAGAGTTATGGTAATATCAGGGGGAATAGCtgcaggagaaccatgtaaggaagGACGGCAAAAAGGTCCATCTCATCTTCGCCCAGCACAGAAGAATCTACCCTCTGTAGAAATTTCCAAAGACGATTACAGAAGGGCGGCAACGCCATATGATGATGACCCACTGGTTATAGAGATTAAGGTGGCTGATCTCAAGGTgaagagagtactggtggacacgtggagctcgtccgacataatcagtctgcaatgTCTGCGGAAATTAAGACACAATCCGGAAGACATAGAAAAAGTGTACgggcccttggtaggattcggAGGGAGCATCGTTCGTCCAATCGGCTCCATTTTGCTCCCGTCCTCTATTGGAGTTCCCCCAGTGACCAAAGAAGTTGTCATCAGGTTTATAATTGTAGCAAACCTCAccacattcaacatcatactTGGCCGTCCAACGCTCAACAACCTAAGAGCTGTGATCGTTCCTCATTTACTAATGGTCAAATTTGTCGGAAGTGACGGACGCGTTGGGTCTCTCTATGGAAATCAACAGCTGGCCAAGGACTGTTACTTCTCGACATTGGAGCCAGCGGCCTGGGGAGCCTCTCCGAAGGGAAAAGAGCAAGCTAAACCTCTGGCAAGCCGTCGTAAAACCCGGGAGATACCAACGGAGCacaatgcagaaagacgacctgagccagtgggagcacacTATGCTATAATTCTGGACTTAGCAGACCCGTCTCGAACGGTCCCCATTGGGGGTCCACCCTGA